CCGATCCATTTACTGCCCCACCGATGACGGTATCGTTTACTTCTTTGATGACATCTTTTGCTTCTCCGGTCACCATCGATTCGTTCACAGTTGTTGTTCCACTTAGAATTTTCCCGTCTGTTGGTATTTTGGCCCCAGCCGTCACTAAAACACGGTCTCCAATATGAACGTCTTGCAAGTTTACTTCGCCCGTTTCATCATCTTTATCCATGATTGTCGCGGTTCCAGGTAGTAGCTCGGCCATTTTTTGTAGCGCGTTTCCAGCATTGCTAACGGCGTTCATTTCCACCCAGTGACCGAGCAGCATAATGATGATCAAAGTGGCCAGCTCCCAGAAAAAATCCATGACATGCGTATTCGAGTGCAAGAGGTTATTGGCGACAAAAGCGTATAAACTATAAACGTAAGCCACCGTAATCCCTAGCGAAATCAATGTCATCATCGCTGGATTCCGCATTTGCAATTCCATCTTAGCGCCTTTTAAAAACGGCATACCCCCATAGAAAAATAGAATTGTCGCTAGCACAAGGACGAGCCAATCTGATCCTGGGAACGTAAATTGAAACGGTAAGCTCATTCCCATCATTGGTGATAAAAGAATAATTGGGATGGCTAAAATAAGCGAAACAAAGAATTTTTGTTTGAGATTACCCATGTGCATCGAGTGGTCCATCCCCTCATGCTCCGAATGATCCATTTTTTCATGATCTTCCCCGTGTGCGTGATGTGTATGTGTAGTCATTACTATCACTCCTTTTAAATTATCTTCCACTGCCTTACTTCTATTTTATATTATCATACCCCCTATAGGTATATCAAGTATTGTGATTCCGAGGTCCATTTTATCTAGGTACCCCCACTAGGCATATAGAATAATTTACGTATAAATAGCTCATTTGCTTTCAATCGTAATCTTTGTTACCATAGTTAGGGTCAACTATAATACAAACTTGTGAAAAGCTACTTGCTGTTTCGCTTGTTTATTTGTTAGGGGTACATAGATAGCTTGCCTAACAACGAAAGTGAGGAATTATGAAAACAAAAAAGGAAAGTTCAAACAAAATTACAAATGTCTTTTGGATCACGCTAGCGATTACGCTTGTATTTGTGACTCTAGGGATTCTAACGCCAAAAGGGTTAGCCGATGTAACGGCGAATATTAAGGATTTTATTACAACAACATTTGGTTGGTACTACTTGATTTTTGTATCTGTCATCGTTATTTTCTGCTTCTATCTTATTTTTAGTCCAATCGGATCTATCAAGTTAGGGAAAGCTGGAGAAAAGCCGAAATATTCAACTATTTCTTGGTTCGGAATGCTATTCAGCGCAGGAATGGGCGTAGGACTTGTATTCTGGGGGGCAACAGAACCTCTTTCCCATTATGCAATTTCAAGTCCTGAAGCCGCGCCTGGATCCAATCAAGCTTTAATGGATGCCTTTCGTTTCTCCTTTTTCCATTGGGGAATTCATGCTTGGGCCATTTATGCCTTTGTAGGTTTAACGCTTGCTTATTTCCAATTTAGACATGATAAACCTGGCCTAATTAGCGCGACGCTTGATCCGCTTCTTGGAAAATGGATGCGCCCTTCTGTACGTGTCACTATCGACGTTATCGCCGTTTTCGCGACAATTGTAGGTGTGGCAACAACGCTCGGTTTCGGTGCGACGCAAATCAATGGTGGTTTGTCATTTTTATTCGATATTCCTGTTGATTTTAAAGTGCAACTGATCATTATCGCTGTCGTTACCGTTCTCTTTTTGACCTCCGCTATGAGTGGTCTGGGTCGCGGAATGAAGTGGCTTAGTAATACGAACATGGTGCTGGCCGTTTTATTAATGCTTATCGTTATTATTGTTGGTCCGACGCTTCTTACATTAAACATGTTGACCGACGCAACCGGAACTTACGCGCAGAACTTTATCAGTATGAGTTTCCGAACCGATCCTGTGAATGCGGCTGGCCGTGAGTGGATTAATAATTGGACGATCTTCTACTGGGCATGGTTTATCTCTTGGTCTCCATTTGTCGGTATTTTTATCGCACGTGTCTCTAAAGGGCGCCGTATTCGCGAATTTTTAGCTGGTGTCATCTTGCTTCCAACGCTACTTAGTATGGTTTGGTTTGCCATTTTTGGAACAGCTTCGACTTCTGTTCAACGCGCTGGTTTTGACTTAACCAACCTGAAAACGGAGGAAGTTTTGTTCGGTACGTTTAATCACATGCCGCTCGGCTCCCTACTTTCCGTTATCGCGATTTTCCTTGTTGGTGTATTCTTTATCACATCCGCCGATTCAGCGACCTATGTACTTGGCATGCAAACGATGAACGGCGTGATGAATCCTGCCAAT
The sequence above is drawn from the Listeria weihenstephanensis genome and encodes:
- a CDS encoding glycine betaine uptake BCCT transporter — its product is MKTKKESSNKITNVFWITLAITLVFVTLGILTPKGLADVTANIKDFITTTFGWYYLIFVSVIVIFCFYLIFSPIGSIKLGKAGEKPKYSTISWFGMLFSAGMGVGLVFWGATEPLSHYAISSPEAAPGSNQALMDAFRFSFFHWGIHAWAIYAFVGLTLAYFQFRHDKPGLISATLDPLLGKWMRPSVRVTIDVIAVFATIVGVATTLGFGATQINGGLSFLFDIPVDFKVQLIIIAVVTVLFLTSAMSGLGRGMKWLSNTNMVLAVLLMLIVIIVGPTLLTLNMLTDATGTYAQNFISMSFRTDPVNAAGREWINNWTIFYWAWFISWSPFVGIFIARVSKGRRIREFLAGVILLPTLLSMVWFAIFGTASTSVQRAGFDLTNLKTEEVLFGTFNHMPLGSLLSVIAIFLVGVFFITSADSATYVLGMQTMNGVMNPANRVKFIWGIIQSLIAGILLFSGGLEGLQNMLIIVALPFSFIMLLMLLSLSKALHKERRDLGLYIKPKSLRKTNS